A portion of the Acidisoma sp. PAMC 29798 genome contains these proteins:
- a CDS encoding slipin family protein: MTGLPIVLLPLILILAFVILFSAVKVLREYERAVVFTLGRFQKVKGPGLVLLIPFLQQMVRVDLRIQVIEIPTQDVISRDNVSMKVDAVLYFKVTNPEHAIIQVQSYLPATNMLAQTTLRAVLGQHDLDEMLSERKKLSSDVQSILDAQTEIWGIKVSNVEIRTVELTENMVRAIAKQAEAERDRRAKIIHAEAEFQASQTLVNAAKILGSVPAAMQLRYLQTLTEIGAEQNSTVVFPMPIDIIRPFLELLEKSGKPSVPIVGMNGAVPKEESLPQ, encoded by the coding sequence ATGACTGGGTTACCCATCGTTCTTCTCCCGCTTATCCTTATCCTCGCCTTCGTCATTCTCTTCTCCGCGGTAAAGGTCTTGCGGGAATATGAACGGGCCGTCGTCTTCACGCTTGGCCGATTTCAAAAGGTGAAGGGGCCGGGTCTCGTCCTTCTGATTCCGTTCCTGCAGCAAATGGTGCGGGTGGACTTGCGCATCCAGGTAATCGAGATCCCGACGCAGGACGTTATCTCCCGCGACAATGTGTCCATGAAGGTCGATGCCGTTCTCTACTTCAAGGTCACCAATCCCGAGCACGCGATCATTCAGGTGCAGTCCTATCTCCCTGCGACCAATATGCTCGCCCAAACAACGCTGCGCGCAGTTCTGGGCCAACATGACCTCGACGAGATGCTTTCGGAACGCAAGAAGCTCAGCAGCGACGTTCAGAGTATTCTCGATGCGCAGACGGAAATTTGGGGCATCAAGGTTAGCAACGTCGAAATCAGAACCGTCGAACTGACGGAGAACATGGTGCGCGCCATTGCGAAGCAGGCAGAAGCGGAACGCGACCGGCGGGCCAAGATCATTCACGCAGAAGCGGAATTCCAGGCATCGCAAACGCTTGTCAATGCGGCCAAAATCCTAGGAAGCGTGCCTGCGGCAATGCAGCTCCGGTATCTGCAGACGCTTACCGAGATCGGGGCAGAACAGAATTCCACAGTCGTCTTCCCAATGCCGATCGACATCATCAGGCCGTTTCTCGAACTGCTCGAGAAATCTGGCAAACCCTCCGTCCCAATTGTAGGAATGAACGGTGCGGTCCCCAAGGAAGAGTCCTTGCCACAATAG
- a CDS encoding PucC family protein has protein sequence MVSPCQILPLFQVSVDVTVSLLVGTLNLVMIAELGVSARPVAIMVALPLIFAPARALIGFRSDNYPLGAESGLRP, from the coding sequence GTGGTCTCTCCGTGTCAAATTCTGCCGCTGTTCCAGGTTTCGGTCGACGTGACGGTCTCGCTCCTCGTCGGCACGCTCAATCTGGTGATGATCGCGGAACTCGGTGTCTCGGCCCGGCCGGTGGCGATCATGGTGGCGTTGCCGCTGATCTTCGCGCCGGCGCGCGCCCTGATCGGCTTCCGCTCTGACAATTACCCGCTCGGTGCTGAAAGCGGCCTACGTCCGTGA
- a CDS encoding IS6 family transposase, producing MNEDQGGALKGRHFAANVILWALRWYLAFPVSYRDLSLMLSDRGVEVDHTTIFRWVQAYAASLEKRLRRHLRRNTGSWRVDETYIKVKGAWTHLYRAVDILGQTIDFLLSPRRDAASAKRFFRKALAQVHTGNPRTITVDKNPAYPRATADMKRGGELWRFAQLRQCKYLNNIVEQDHRRIKRLVRPGLGFGSLPTARRTLAGYEAMAMIRKGQVHNIGGRDMQAQTAFVANLFQVAA from the coding sequence ATGAACGAGGACCAAGGTGGCGCATTAAAAGGGCGGCACTTCGCGGCGAATGTCATCCTATGGGCTCTCCGGTGGTATCTCGCGTTCCCCGTCAGCTATCGCGACCTCTCGTTGATGCTGTCTGATCGCGGCGTGGAAGTCGATCACACCACGATCTTCCGCTGGGTGCAGGCCTATGCGGCGTCGCTGGAGAAGCGGCTCCGACGTCATCTGCGGCGCAACACCGGCTCCTGGCGGGTGGACGAGACCTATATCAAGGTCAAGGGAGCCTGGACCCATCTCTATCGGGCTGTGGATATCCTTGGCCAGACGATCGACTTCCTGCTGTCGCCGCGGCGGGACGCAGCTTCGGCTAAGCGTTTCTTCCGTAAGGCACTGGCGCAGGTCCATACTGGTAACCCGCGCACGATCACCGTCGACAAGAACCCGGCCTACCCACGTGCCACCGCAGACATGAAGCGTGGAGGTGAGCTGTGGCGTTTCGCGCAGCTGCGACAGTGCAAATACCTCAACAACATTGTTGAGCAAGATCATCGAAGAATAAAGCGGTTGGTGAGGCCTGGGCTCGGCTTTGGAAGCCTGCCAACGGCCCGACGAACGCTGGCCGGCTACGAAGCAATGGCGATGATCCGAAAGGGGCAGGTTCACAACATCGGCGGTCGCGACATGCAGGCGCAGACCGCGTTCGTCGCAAACCTCTTTCAAGTCGCAGCTTGA
- a CDS encoding IS110 family transposase, translating into MGYFAGLDVSLEETAICIIDGAGHIVREARAAGEPEVLVAFFRASGMEMDRVGLEACSLTAWLHAGLTEAGIPAICIETRQAKAAMGAMPNRTDRNDASGIAQIMRTGWYRAVHVKSPSCRSRRALLTARRMVLNKRRDVENGICALVREVGLKVGTPNRKDFPARIRALAADDPVLTSLAESLLAVVEVMTREVERLTKRVIDEVRIEPKCRRLMTVPGVGPLTALAFRATIDRPDRFRRSRDVGAHLGCGDELARTALYEAAHSLLIRSKKWSALRAWGMNVAKRRGMARARVAVARKLAVILHRMWADDSEFRWGKHALALTAAA; encoded by the coding sequence GTGGGTTACTTTGCCGGGTTGGACGTGTCTTTGGAAGAGACCGCAATCTGCATCATTGATGGGGCGGGTCATATCGTGCGCGAGGCGCGTGCGGCCGGCGAGCCGGAGGTGCTGGTTGCGTTCTTCAGGGCATCTGGGATGGAGATGGACCGGGTCGGCCTGGAGGCTTGTTCGCTGACAGCGTGGCTGCACGCTGGGCTCACGGAGGCCGGCATCCCGGCGATCTGCATCGAGACGCGTCAGGCCAAGGCGGCGATGGGGGCGATGCCAAACAGGACTGACCGCAATGACGCGAGTGGGATCGCACAGATCATGCGCACCGGCTGGTATCGCGCGGTGCATGTGAAGAGCCCGTCCTGCCGTTCCCGGCGAGCGCTGCTGACCGCACGGCGGATGGTGCTCAACAAACGCCGCGACGTGGAGAACGGAATTTGCGCGCTAGTGCGGGAGGTCGGACTGAAGGTCGGCACGCCAAACCGCAAGGACTTTCCGGCCCGCATTCGCGCGTTGGCCGCCGACGACCCGGTTCTGACCAGCCTGGCTGAGTCGTTGCTGGCCGTTGTCGAGGTGATGACCCGGGAGGTCGAGCGCCTCACCAAGCGTGTGATCGACGAGGTGCGCATCGAGCCAAAGTGTCGGCGGCTGATGACGGTCCCAGGCGTAGGTCCGCTCACAGCCTTGGCGTTCCGCGCCACGATCGACCGGCCGGATCGCTTTCGGAGATCGCGCGACGTTGGCGCGCATCTCGGGTGCGGCGACGAACTGGCGCGCACCGCGCTTTACGAGGCGGCCCATTCGCTGCTGATCCGCAGCAAGAAATGGTCGGCGCTGCGGGCGTGGGGCATGAACGTTGCCAAGCGTCGCGGCATGGCGCGGGCTCGTGTCGCAGTGGCACGCAAGCTGGCGGTCATCCTGCATCGCATGTGGGCCGATGACAGTGAGTTCCGCTGGGGCAAGCATGCCTTGGCTCTCACCGCCGCGGCGTGA
- a CDS encoding PRC-barrel domain-containing protein — protein MIRTILFTSATAVCVALAGPSFSAEPATSNIESTSPSATGTASATTSNSDCASDIRTFSKTMQKGGYWMGGSDYGYGYPVEGYGNQSPIKGHAAGVSPDYRNVRPGYEIRNLITTANILAQNGKPQACEEVLATTRTIYKSYTANSEGRRGPMIYGADWRMQQIGSALPVTDTTAALRSDQLIDTDVRNAKGEALGSVYDLVIDPKTGKIAYLVVARGGLFGFDEKFVPIPWHDFKVTRSADLLVLDTTKAVVAAAPMATDAQFRAAGQFAAQSKKVDAYWTASLPRKTASR, from the coding sequence ATGATCCGCACGATCCTGTTTACCTCCGCTACTGCCGTCTGCGTTGCCCTTGCGGGGCCGTCGTTCTCAGCAGAACCTGCCACCAGCAACATTGAGAGCACCTCGCCTTCGGCTACGGGAACTGCATCAGCCACCACCTCGAACTCAGACTGCGCTAGCGACATCCGGACTTTCTCTAAGACGATGCAGAAGGGCGGCTACTGGATGGGCGGATCCGATTATGGTTACGGATATCCAGTCGAAGGCTACGGAAACCAATCCCCGATCAAGGGTCATGCCGCTGGTGTGTCGCCTGATTACAGGAATGTACGGCCAGGCTATGAGATTCGAAATCTCATCACCACAGCCAATATCCTCGCTCAGAATGGCAAGCCGCAAGCCTGCGAGGAAGTGCTCGCAACCACGCGGACAATCTATAAAAGCTACACGGCAAACTCAGAGGGTCGACGAGGTCCAATGATTTACGGTGCCGACTGGCGCATGCAGCAGATCGGTTCTGCGTTGCCGGTCACAGACACGACCGCCGCGCTTCGTTCGGATCAGCTCATCGACACGGACGTGCGCAACGCAAAGGGGGAGGCGCTCGGCAGCGTCTACGACTTGGTCATTGATCCTAAAACAGGGAAGATCGCCTATTTGGTCGTGGCCCGCGGCGGCCTGTTTGGGTTTGACGAGAAGTTTGTCCCGATTCCATGGCATGATTTCAAAGTCACGCGGAGCGCCGACCTACTCGTGCTCGACACAACCAAGGCGGTTGTCGCAGCCGCGCCCATGGCGACCGATGCGCAGTTCAGAGCTGCGGGGCAGTTTGCCGCCCAAAGCAAGAAGGTAGACGCATATTGGACGGCGAGCCTGCCCAGAAAGACTGCCAGCAGATAG
- a CDS encoding chemotaxis protein CheB, whose translation MTFDHELRDFPIVCVGGSAGGLDAYIRLLSNLPSDMGVAIVIVNHLRVVATQLHEILPRYTSMPVELINERLEVRPNCVFIIPEKRDLHVLNGEFRLKPISKPHGWPDVITVFLRSLAQHWDGRLIAVIVSGFDGDGAEALCEIRDIGGVTIAQAPNTASQPDMPDSAIASGCIDYILGPEDIARTIVRVASREKFR comes from the coding sequence ATGACATTCGATCACGAGCTGCGGGACTTTCCGATCGTTTGTGTTGGTGGTTCGGCCGGCGGATTAGATGCGTATATAAGGCTGCTAAGCAACCTTCCCAGCGACATGGGCGTCGCCATCGTTATCGTTAACCATCTCAGAGTCGTTGCGACGCAGCTTCATGAGATTCTACCGCGATACACGTCAATGCCCGTGGAATTGATAAATGAGCGGCTCGAAGTTCGGCCAAATTGCGTCTTTATTATCCCGGAAAAGCGGGATTTACATGTCTTGAACGGCGAGTTCAGGCTGAAGCCAATCTCGAAACCGCATGGTTGGCCCGATGTAATAACGGTTTTTCTTCGTTCATTGGCTCAACATTGGGATGGTCGGCTCATCGCCGTCATTGTATCTGGATTCGACGGCGACGGCGCTGAAGCACTTTGTGAGATTAGAGACATTGGAGGTGTCACAATCGCGCAAGCACCGAACACGGCGTCTCAGCCGGATATGCCGGATAGTGCCATAGCAAGTGGCTGTATTGACTATATCCTCGGACCCGAGGATATAGCGCGCACAATCGTTCGCGTCGCATCTCGTGAAAAGTTTCGCTGA
- a CDS encoding glucoamylase family protein — translation MRVIDPRIGSARFDSLQRETFEYFVKEVNPSNGLIADKTQPGAPASIAAVGLALSSYPIGVERNFIDRADAVQRTLMTLRFFNDSSQGVGADVTGYKGFYYHFLDMRSGRRVWECELSTIDTAFLLAGMLAAAAYFLGDTDDEREIRLLADILYRRTDWQWAQNGGLTVSQGWKPESHFLPYRWQGYDEAMFLYVLGLGSPTYPLPRDSYVAWTSTYRWRRIFGHDLLYAGPFFTHQISHLWLDLRGLRDEYMRGKGSDYFENSRRATYVQQRYAIENPLGFTDYGETCWGITASDGPGPSTIEIGGRKRQFFDYRARGVPEGPDDGTLAPWAVVASLPFAPEIVLPTLDNFINHIDLKTGDRLGFKATFNPTHPDRTQNPYGWVSPWQFGLNQGPIVLMIENYRSGLPWQLMRSSPYVISGLLRAGFTGGWLEAHCHAAGK, via the coding sequence GTGCGCGTGATTGACCCACGGATCGGCTCCGCGCGGTTCGATAGCCTGCAGCGGGAGACGTTTGAATACTTCGTCAAGGAAGTGAACCCGAGCAACGGCCTGATAGCTGACAAGACCCAGCCAGGCGCGCCGGCCAGCATCGCGGCTGTTGGCTTGGCCTTGTCATCCTATCCCATCGGCGTTGAGCGCAACTTCATCGATCGTGCAGACGCCGTGCAGCGAACCCTCATGACTCTCCGCTTTTTTAATGACAGCAGCCAAGGCGTCGGAGCCGACGTCACCGGCTACAAGGGCTTCTACTACCACTTTCTGGACATGAGAAGCGGAAGGCGCGTCTGGGAATGCGAACTGTCCACCATCGATACAGCGTTTCTGCTTGCGGGCATGTTAGCCGCGGCGGCTTATTTTCTTGGCGACACCGATGACGAGCGTGAAATCCGCCTGCTTGCCGACATTCTCTATCGGCGCACCGATTGGCAATGGGCTCAAAACGGCGGCCTGACGGTCAGTCAGGGCTGGAAGCCCGAGAGCCATTTCCTGCCCTATCGCTGGCAAGGCTACGACGAGGCAATGTTTCTCTATGTCCTCGGACTTGGCTCGCCGACTTATCCGTTGCCGAGGGATAGCTATGTCGCCTGGACATCGACTTACCGATGGCGGCGGATTTTCGGGCATGACTTGTTGTACGCAGGACCGTTCTTTACCCACCAAATATCGCATCTCTGGTTGGACCTACGAGGACTACGTGATGAGTACATGCGCGGCAAAGGAAGTGACTACTTTGAGAACAGTCGTCGCGCGACCTATGTCCAGCAGCGCTACGCGATCGAAAATCCTCTTGGGTTCACCGATTACGGTGAAACGTGCTGGGGGATCACCGCGAGCGACGGTCCTGGGCCCAGCACCATCGAGATCGGCGGCCGAAAGCGGCAATTCTTTGACTATCGGGCACGCGGCGTGCCCGAAGGACCCGATGATGGCACACTCGCGCCCTGGGCGGTGGTCGCGTCGCTGCCGTTCGCGCCCGAGATCGTTTTGCCTACCCTCGACAATTTTATTAACCACATCGACCTGAAGACCGGTGATCGGCTCGGCTTCAAGGCGACGTTCAATCCAACCCATCCGGACAGAACCCAGAACCCCTACGGCTGGGTATCACCTTGGCAGTTCGGATTGAATCAGGGTCCGATCGTGCTCATGATAGAGAACTATCGAAGCGGTTTGCCATGGCAATTGATGCGAAGCTCGCCTTACGTGATTAGCGGGTTATTGCGCGCCGGCTTCACGGGAGGTTGGCTCGAAGCCCATTGTCATGCTGCCGGCAAATAG
- a CDS encoding GH39 family glycosyl hydrolase codes for MKHPQFSCSLSDETTALPHFWEHTVGSGHAPLALRGDWQRQLQECRTQLGFRHTRFHGLLCDEMGTLMNEKKELLYSFFNADQICDFLLSIGMKPFVELSFMPSALATGDKTVFHYGANVTPPKDLEQWATLVFRLATHWVERYGLDEVASWFFEVWNEPNLPAFWTGTQSDYFAFYRATALALKAVDARLQVGGPATANNEWITEFVDFCEQRGVPLDFVSTHHYPTDALGSIGEDTETQLAHSRRSILREWAEETRRKARGRPVYYTEWSSSSNPRDHLHDEPYTAAVIVKTMMEAVGLVQGYSFWTFTDIFEENYMPATAFQGGFGLLTLQGVPKPSFRAFELLHRLGNAALPVSGAHDTIDVWVVRNRDSLTVLLTNHVLPRHPIQAESVRIQLTGLLPPRGVYVERIDDDHANAKRLWIEMGSPVLPKPREVEQLRTASQIVRKPVNWRHEGDTLLLDVRMPAHSIAAVTVELTPQQGHTDQRQPRSHP; via the coding sequence ATGAAGCATCCGCAATTCTCATGCAGTCTGTCGGACGAGACCACCGCATTGCCCCATTTCTGGGAGCACACCGTCGGCAGCGGCCACGCCCCGCTGGCGCTGCGCGGAGATTGGCAGCGCCAGTTGCAGGAGTGCCGCACGCAGCTTGGCTTTCGACACACCCGCTTTCACGGGTTGCTGTGCGATGAGATGGGCACGCTAATGAACGAGAAGAAGGAGCTGCTCTATTCCTTCTTCAACGCCGACCAGATCTGCGACTTCCTTCTGTCAATCGGCATGAAGCCATTTGTGGAATTGAGCTTCATGCCGAGCGCCCTGGCGACCGGCGACAAGACGGTCTTCCACTACGGCGCCAATGTCACGCCACCGAAGGATCTCGAGCAATGGGCTACGCTGGTGTTTAGGCTGGCGACCCATTGGGTGGAGCGCTACGGCCTCGATGAGGTCGCCAGCTGGTTCTTTGAAGTCTGGAACGAGCCGAACCTGCCGGCCTTCTGGACCGGCACCCAGTCAGACTATTTTGCATTTTATCGTGCTACTGCACTCGCACTCAAGGCCGTTGACGCGCGGCTCCAGGTCGGCGGACCAGCGACTGCGAACAACGAATGGATCACCGAGTTCGTCGACTTCTGCGAGCAACGGGGCGTGCCGCTCGATTTCGTCAGCACGCACCATTATCCCACTGACGCCCTGGGCTCAATTGGCGAAGATACTGAAACGCAACTGGCCCACAGCAGACGGAGCATCCTGCGCGAGTGGGCAGAGGAAACTCGTCGCAAGGCGCGCGGAAGGCCCGTCTACTACACGGAATGGAGTTCGTCGTCCAACCCACGCGATCACCTGCACGACGAGCCCTATACTGCGGCCGTCATCGTCAAGACCATGATGGAGGCCGTCGGGCTCGTTCAGGGATACAGTTTCTGGACCTTCACCGACATTTTCGAAGAGAATTACATGCCCGCGACCGCCTTCCAGGGCGGCTTTGGCCTGCTTACGCTGCAGGGTGTTCCCAAACCATCCTTTCGCGCTTTCGAGCTATTGCATCGTCTGGGCAACGCAGCTTTGCCCGTCTCGGGTGCGCATGACACCATCGACGTCTGGGTGGTGCGCAACCGCGACTCGCTTACGGTCCTTCTGACGAACCATGTATTGCCGCGGCATCCGATCCAGGCCGAGTCTGTACGTATTCAGTTAACCGGCCTGCTGCCGCCGCGCGGCGTTTACGTCGAGCGGATCGACGACGATCACGCGAATGCTAAAAGACTCTGGATCGAAATGGGCAGCCCGGTCCTGCCCAAGCCGCGCGAAGTCGAGCAACTGCGCACGGCGTCGCAGATCGTGCGCAAGCCCGTGAACTGGAGGCACGAGGGGGACACGCTTCTTTTGGACGTGAGGATGCCGGCACACTCCATTGCCGCCGTCACAGTGGAACTCACACCGCAGCAAGGGCACACAGATCAAAGACAGCCCCGGTCACATCCTTGA
- a CDS encoding sugar porter family MFS transporter, translating into MINRFVYIAVGIAALGGLLFGYDTGVISGAILFIKAEFSLSPTMEELVVSAVLLGAALGAAAGGALTGRFGRRKMIILSGIIFTLSAIGTALAPSVGYLIGAMVASGIGIGIASFISPMYIAELAPAEARGSLVAVNMLAITTGILTAYLVDYAFSASHGWRYMFALAVAPSVGLVIGMWWLPDSPRWLISKSKIDEARKILQRARTTSDVDPEIKNIQKSMAEQDEGGMAGLLQPSLRMPMIVGLGLATFQQITGINTVIYYAPTIFKFVGISAAGPAILAGAGLAAVMWCFHVLAIFLLDRIGRRPLLLTGVAGQIVGLGVLGAAFQFPQLVSFKSDVAITGLVIYVACFAFGLGPIFWLLISEIYPLKNRGIAMSAVTVTNWVMNLLVAVTFLSLVAVLGHAHTFWFYGLVAVGAWTFFYRLVPETKGKTLEQIEAHWRSGKAPRKL; encoded by the coding sequence GTGATCAACCGTTTCGTCTACATCGCTGTAGGCATTGCGGCCCTGGGCGGTCTACTGTTCGGCTATGACACGGGTGTCATCTCGGGCGCCATCTTATTTATCAAAGCCGAGTTTTCCCTCTCACCCACGATGGAAGAGCTCGTTGTCAGCGCCGTCCTGCTGGGTGCGGCGCTCGGCGCCGCCGCCGGAGGCGCTCTGACAGGCCGGTTTGGGCGTCGCAAGATGATCATCCTTTCCGGCATTATCTTCACGCTCAGCGCGATTGGCACGGCATTGGCGCCATCCGTCGGCTATCTGATCGGCGCGATGGTGGCGAGTGGCATAGGCATCGGGATCGCTTCGTTTATCTCGCCCATGTACATAGCCGAACTCGCCCCGGCAGAAGCGCGCGGTTCCTTGGTGGCTGTCAACATGCTGGCTATTACGACTGGCATCCTAACGGCCTATCTGGTGGACTACGCATTTTCGGCGAGTCATGGGTGGCGCTACATGTTTGCTCTCGCCGTGGCGCCGTCCGTCGGCCTCGTCATCGGCATGTGGTGGCTGCCCGACAGTCCACGCTGGCTGATCAGCAAGTCGAAGATCGACGAGGCGCGAAAAATCTTACAGCGTGCGCGGACGACATCGGACGTAGACCCAGAGATCAAGAATATCCAGAAGAGTATGGCGGAGCAAGACGAAGGCGGGATGGCCGGGCTGTTGCAGCCGTCGTTGCGGATGCCGATGATCGTCGGCCTTGGTCTGGCAACGTTTCAGCAGATCACCGGCATCAACACGGTCATCTACTACGCCCCGACCATCTTTAAGTTCGTTGGCATTAGCGCTGCGGGGCCGGCCATTCTGGCGGGTGCGGGTTTGGCCGCCGTCATGTGGTGCTTTCACGTGCTGGCGATCTTTCTGCTGGACCGGATTGGCCGTCGGCCCCTGCTGTTGACGGGCGTGGCCGGCCAGATCGTCGGCTTGGGCGTCCTGGGCGCCGCATTCCAATTTCCGCAATTGGTGAGCTTCAAGAGCGACGTGGCCATCACAGGGCTGGTGATCTACGTCGCTTGCTTTGCTTTTGGGCTCGGGCCAATCTTTTGGCTCCTGATCTCTGAGATTTATCCACTGAAGAATCGCGGCATTGCCATGAGCGCCGTCACCGTCACCAACTGGGTCATGAATCTCTTGGTCGCTGTGACGTTCCTGAGTCTGGTCGCGGTCCTGGGGCATGCCCACACGTTCTGGTTCTATGGCCTCGTCGCGGTCGGCGCATGGACTTTCTTCTACCGGCTGGTGCCGGAAACGAAGGGGAAAACCCTGGAGCAGATCGAAGCGCACTGGCGGTCCGGCAAAGCACCTCGCAAACTATGA